A single window of uncultured Methanospirillum sp. DNA harbors:
- a CDS encoding hybrid sensor histidine kinase/response regulator produces the protein MPSNPFNHNSLSSTFLPSDFGDQSVVGPAETLKVLLIDADPELVHISKNNLERTSRLSVITTGTGHEALTLSKENGFDAVVSDYDMPDMNGIDLHRALQREGIKIPFILFTVPDSESLKSDSAANPDQPPDEIYIDLSQKIRQAVELYRTRNRLELYSKHLEELVEERTRQLREAQRFAVIGELSTMIGHDMRNPLQVITNMNYLLTRKITKMDPDEAAILHKHGIPDLFSRIGTETQYLNKIVSDLQNYAREVNPTLVLTDPGRFLDELLGSITLPGDITVQKVYQPGIRISVDITLFRRVMENLIINAIQAMEHGGKLTLKTSEWGDRISITISDTGIGIQPSAKDRIFEPLFTTKSKGTGLGLPVCKRLVEAHGGTISVKETSPAGTTFEVLLPVDHTPLPN, from the coding sequence ATGCCCTCCAATCCATTTAACCATAATTCCCTCTCATCAACATTCCTCCCTTCAGACTTCGGGGACCAGTCGGTGGTAGGGCCTGCAGAGACTCTAAAGGTCCTTCTTATTGATGCAGACCCAGAACTTGTTCACATATCAAAGAATAACCTTGAAAGAACAAGTCGTTTATCTGTGATAACAACCGGAACTGGTCACGAGGCTCTTACCCTTTCCAAGGAGAATGGATTTGACGCAGTTGTCTCTGATTACGACATGCCCGATATGAACGGGATTGATCTTCACCGGGCTCTTCAGCGTGAAGGTATAAAAATTCCATTCATTCTCTTCACTGTCCCAGATAGTGAGTCCTTGAAGTCTGATAGCGCTGCGAATCCGGATCAGCCTCCTGATGAGATCTATATTGATCTTTCTCAGAAGATCAGACAAGCCGTGGAATTGTACCGGACACGTAATCGCCTCGAGCTCTACTCAAAGCATCTTGAGGAACTCGTTGAAGAAAGGACCCGGCAACTCAGAGAAGCCCAGAGGTTTGCGGTGATAGGTGAACTCTCTACCATGATCGGACACGACATGAGAAATCCGCTCCAGGTAATAACCAATATGAATTACCTCCTCACGCGCAAGATCACAAAGATGGATCCTGATGAAGCAGCAATTCTTCATAAACACGGAATCCCGGATCTCTTCTCCAGGATCGGAACTGAAACCCAGTACCTCAACAAAATCGTGTCTGATCTGCAGAACTACGCACGAGAAGTAAACCCAACCCTTGTTCTCACCGATCCCGGGCGGTTTTTAGATGAATTGTTAGGCTCGATAACGCTACCCGGAGATATCACAGTTCAGAAGGTGTACCAACCCGGGATTAGAATTTCAGTCGATATTACTCTCTTCAGAAGAGTAATGGAAAATCTGATCATCAACGCTATTCAGGCAATGGAACATGGAGGGAAATTAACACTAAAAACATCTGAATGGGGTGATCGTATAAGTATTACAATATCAGACACGGGGATTGGAATTCAACCATCAGCAAAAGATCGAATATTTGAACCTCTCTTTACCACCAAATCAAAGGGGACCGGACTCGGTCTCCCGGTATGCAAGCGGCTGGTTGAAGCACATGGAGGAACAATATCTGTGAAAGAAACATCACCGGCAGGAACAACATTTGAGGTTCTCCTTCCGGTTGATCATACGCCATTACCAAACTAG
- a CDS encoding response regulator, translating into MKRILVVDDDLGILDSTRQILEIDGYEVETASTGGEGLKKIESAFFNLALFDIKLPDMEGTELLEKAHKLRPAMKKIMVTGYASLENSVISLNAGADAYILKPVDPDMLLAKVKEKLDEQEREASIDGEKVAEFLEEKLLNIRR; encoded by the coding sequence ATGAAACGAATTCTTGTTGTCGATGATGATCTCGGGATTCTGGACAGCACAAGACAAATTCTTGAGATCGATGGATATGAAGTTGAGACAGCCTCTACTGGCGGGGAGGGACTGAAAAAGATCGAATCTGCTTTTTTCAATCTAGCTCTTTTTGATATTAAACTCCCGGACATGGAGGGAACCGAACTCCTGGAAAAAGCACACAAACTGAGGCCTGCCATGAAGAAGATCATGGTCACCGGGTATGCCAGTCTGGAAAACTCAGTAATATCACTCAATGCAGGAGCTGATGCCTATATCCTCAAACCTGTCGATCCTGACATGCTCCTGGCAAAGGTGAAAGAAAAACTGGATGAACAAGAGCGTGAGGCATCTATTGACGGAGAAAAGGTAGCCGAATTCCTTGAGGAGAAATTACTAAATATCCGGAGATGA
- a CDS encoding glycosyltransferase family 2 protein, with protein sequence MNPVTKEEVISLLTELNVSNIGALTVPEITAESIIGYLAKYRIFVPDIFFSTLADRLGLEYIEKEAIIKTLDLGCMLPYTVEEGALILLLESKPAYVRVATANPLDTDLFKRLEEVFHKKIERVVVSIETVRSMSEGCYEAPHAYSALNELVDRQPEESAYRILIPWQKGAIAILLLLIALLIAYNPYFGTFLIFTIINITYFLMNPVKFYISLQGLSGTKRVIFITDDDIKAIRDEDLPIYTLLVPLFHEKEMLPHILSNIAKMDYPREKLDVKILMEEEDEETIGKARKLGLFGNIEEIITPMTEDEYRKFLSIFHPVIIPNAELKTKPRACNYGLKRARGEFVVIYDAEDLPDRDQLKKTVLAFRRLGSEYACIQCLLNFYNPRKNVLTRWFSIEYSYYYDYYIQGLDKIGAPIPLGGTSNHFRIRTLRELGAWDPFNVTEDADLGMRIARKKYKTGVLNSHTYEEAVTSIRSWIKQRSRWVKGFVITWFVTMRHPIKVYKDIGLKNFLVFQTGFGGNFYLPLMNLFLWGVFVGGFIIPEYFSHWFDFWPFAAIAVFNLIIGNLFFLVMMLLATWKEKQKDLLIYSLFSPIYWIFMSIGAWKGLIQLAAGKAYKWEKTAHGTSLLTEEKIRQEPENLARQVRWIEVKEPEVRNGKTHMTVPQLAFSIGFTICLVLFALIIVDIVPFTPVSDHIKITTVPGLSQALSPLEKMKAGEEPRLLNYEAIPKPNEAAPFVTLVPSREPGVKLRQKQEIRSSQEPGLSLVYDPETNLIQIQAEGNDHSTSDTTRAYEVMITSSEGVSLYRIDSTPATLTISGGNTSAEIQINRTYESGARVLALEGTI encoded by the coding sequence ATGAACCCGGTAACCAAAGAAGAGGTCATCTCCCTTCTCACCGAGTTGAACGTTTCTAATATCGGGGCGCTCACCGTTCCTGAAATCACAGCAGAATCAATAATCGGTTACCTGGCAAAATACCGCATTTTTGTTCCTGATATCTTCTTTTCCACCCTTGCTGATCGGCTTGGTCTGGAATACATTGAAAAGGAAGCCATAATCAAGACTCTCGATCTCGGCTGTATGCTCCCATATACTGTGGAAGAGGGTGCCCTGATACTGCTTCTTGAATCAAAACCTGCATATGTCAGGGTCGCAACAGCGAATCCTTTGGACACCGATCTCTTCAAACGGCTCGAAGAAGTATTTCATAAAAAAATTGAGAGGGTGGTCGTATCAATCGAAACGGTCAGATCCATGAGCGAAGGGTGCTATGAGGCACCACATGCATACAGTGCATTAAATGAACTTGTGGACAGGCAACCGGAAGAGTCTGCGTACCGGATCCTGATTCCCTGGCAGAAAGGAGCAATCGCCATCCTACTTCTTCTGATAGCATTGCTTATTGCCTACAACCCATACTTCGGAACTTTTCTGATATTTACTATCATAAATATCACCTATTTCCTGATGAACCCGGTGAAGTTCTATATCTCACTTCAGGGTCTTTCTGGAACCAAACGGGTTATCTTCATCACAGATGATGATATCAAAGCAATTCGCGATGAGGATCTTCCGATATACACACTCCTGGTCCCACTCTTTCATGAAAAAGAGATGCTTCCTCATATCCTCAGTAACATCGCAAAGATGGATTATCCACGGGAAAAACTGGATGTAAAGATCCTGATGGAAGAGGAGGACGAGGAGACCATCGGAAAGGCCAGAAAATTAGGACTGTTCGGCAACATTGAGGAGATCATCACCCCCATGACCGAGGATGAATACCGAAAATTCCTCAGTATCTTCCATCCGGTAATTATCCCGAATGCTGAACTGAAGACAAAACCACGTGCCTGCAATTACGGTCTGAAACGGGCACGTGGTGAGTTCGTGGTCATATATGATGCTGAGGATCTGCCTGACAGGGATCAGCTCAAGAAGACAGTTCTGGCATTCCGCCGGCTCGGTTCAGAGTATGCCTGCATTCAGTGTCTGCTCAACTTTTACAACCCACGCAAAAATGTGCTTACCCGCTGGTTCTCTATCGAGTATTCATATTACTACGACTACTACATCCAGGGGCTTGACAAGATCGGTGCACCGATTCCACTAGGTGGAACGAGCAACCACTTCAGGATACGAACACTGAGGGAACTTGGGGCATGGGATCCTTTCAACGTCACCGAAGACGCCGATCTCGGGATGCGGATTGCCAGGAAAAAGTACAAGACCGGGGTGTTGAACTCTCACACCTATGAAGAAGCAGTGACCAGCATCCGTTCGTGGATCAAGCAGCGATCACGCTGGGTAAAAGGGTTTGTCATCACCTGGTTTGTGACGATGCGTCACCCGATTAAGGTTTACAAAGACATCGGGCTGAAAAATTTTCTCGTTTTCCAGACTGGATTCGGAGGGAACTTTTACCTGCCACTTATGAACCTGTTTTTATGGGGAGTATTTGTTGGAGGTTTTATCATACCCGAATATTTCTCGCACTGGTTTGATTTCTGGCCGTTTGCAGCAATCGCGGTCTTCAACCTGATTATCGGCAATCTCTTCTTCCTGGTCATGATGCTCCTTGCCACCTGGAAGGAGAAACAGAAGGATCTTCTCATCTACTCGTTGTTCTCTCCGATTTACTGGATATTCATGAGTATCGGGGCATGGAAGGGACTGATCCAACTAGCGGCTGGAAAGGCATACAAATGGGAGAAGACCGCCCATGGGACCTCTCTCCTGACCGAGGAGAAGATAAGACAGGAGCCTGAAAATCTTGCCCGGCAGGTGCGTTGGATAGAAGTGAAAGAGCCGGAAGTCAGGAACGGCAAGACCCACATGACAGTTCCACAGTTGGCATTCTCTATCGGGTTTACAATCTGTCTGGTCCTTTTTGCCCTGATCATTGTAGATATTGTTCCCTTTACACCGGTATCAGATCACATAAAGATCACGACGGTTCCAGGTCTTTCGCAGGCTCTGAGTCCTTTGGAAAAGATGAAGGCAGGAGAAGAACCACGACTTCTGAATTATGAAGCGATTCCAAAACCAAACGAGGCCGCACCCTTTGTCACACTCGTACCATCCAGGGAACCAGGAGTAAAGCTGCGACAAAAACAGGAGATCAGGAGCAGCCAGGAACCAGGCTTGAGTCTGGTTTATGATCCTGAAACAAATTTGATCCAGATACAAGCTGAAGGGAATGATCACAGCACATCAGATACCACACGTGCATACGAAGTAATGATTACTTCATCTGAAGGAGTCTCACTATACAGGATTGACTCGACTCCTGCCACCCTAACAATTTCTGGCGGAAATACATCTGCAGAGATTCAGATCAACCGTACCTATGAGTCAGGGGCCAGGGTTCTGGCTCTCGAGGGCACAATTTGA
- a CDS encoding tetratricopeptide repeat protein — MRITILILLIFFLVLLSGCVSTQLQEQGTISGAQVSKPGTAEAASVDTIQKTEPTELNQSLRSPRVNETPPLTYLGTEHDVILDPNNTWSSFNKGRLLYDQGQYPQALAFFLEAIRHNETNANAYYFAGSSLIEMGKFTEALSYLSNATVLDPVNAGAWFETGRAYKGIGRSGDALKAFNRSVTLDPSNGWTRYTYGHTLNQEGRYLEAYLQLNESIRLDPCRAGSYYEVSVSLMNLGDMKNALTAVNKALEREATNQTYRNQYLKIQEQLAPETWNQKTQSYNIKQNSTNATSWLNLGMISYHSGVYSDASRYLDQAVLLDPLSVQAWYYRGMALYELGRDQDALCSFDKVILLDPGNAWAYYYRGEILQRLGQCQFASPYLSKAVQLDPSISWAYYVKGVCSLNQSRYLLAAENFDQSLNRYSCNQWAWFFGGQSYYNLGEFQKSREYFNRALAFDPANSDFRQWKAAASAEAGYPDEAIYLYNLSHPVMSPAGCNVTCSSCR; from the coding sequence ATGCGTATAACCATTCTGATCCTTCTGATATTTTTTTTGGTTCTGTTATCCGGATGTGTATCCACCCAGTTACAAGAGCAGGGCACGATATCCGGAGCCCAGGTCTCAAAGCCTGGAACTGCAGAGGCAGCGTCGGTTGATACCATTCAGAAAACTGAACCAACAGAACTTAATCAGTCCTTACGTTCTCCCAGGGTTAACGAGACACCACCGCTTACCTACCTTGGCACAGAACATGATGTAATCCTTGATCCGAACAATACATGGTCCTCATTTAACAAAGGCCGGCTTCTTTATGATCAAGGTCAGTATCCCCAGGCACTTGCGTTCTTCCTGGAAGCAATCCGTCATAATGAGACAAATGCTAACGCATACTACTTTGCAGGGAGTTCACTGATTGAGATGGGGAAGTTTACCGAGGCTCTTTCCTATCTGTCCAATGCCACAGTTCTAGATCCTGTCAATGCAGGAGCATGGTTCGAGACCGGAAGGGCATACAAGGGAATCGGTAGATCAGGGGATGCACTCAAAGCCTTTAATCGGTCGGTCACACTCGATCCCTCAAATGGATGGACAAGATACACGTATGGTCATACTCTAAATCAGGAGGGAAGATACCTGGAGGCATATCTTCAATTAAACGAGAGCATCAGGCTTGATCCATGCCGGGCAGGGAGTTACTATGAGGTGAGTGTGAGTCTTATGAACCTGGGCGATATGAAGAATGCTCTCACCGCAGTAAACAAAGCACTTGAGAGAGAAGCCACCAACCAGACCTACCGGAATCAGTATCTCAAAATTCAAGAGCAACTGGCACCTGAAACCTGGAACCAGAAAACCCAGAGTTATAACATAAAACAAAATTCTACGAATGCAACCTCCTGGCTGAATCTTGGTATGATATCCTATCATAGCGGGGTTTACAGTGATGCATCGCGGTATCTTGATCAGGCAGTTCTACTTGATCCCCTTTCAGTGCAGGCATGGTACTACCGGGGAATGGCACTTTATGAACTTGGGCGGGATCAGGACGCACTCTGTTCATTTGACAAGGTTATCCTGCTTGATCCTGGCAATGCGTGGGCTTACTACTACCGGGGAGAGATTCTTCAGAGACTTGGTCAATGCCAGTTTGCTTCTCCCTATCTGTCCAAGGCAGTTCAACTTGATCCCTCAATCTCGTGGGCATACTATGTGAAAGGCGTTTGCTCACTAAATCAATCCAGGTATCTGCTTGCGGCAGAAAATTTTGATCAGTCACTGAATAGGTACTCCTGTAATCAGTGGGCCTGGTTCTTTGGAGGACAGAGTTACTATAACCTGGGTGAGTTCCAGAAGTCACGTGAGTATTTCAACAGGGCACTTGCATTTGATCCGGCCAATTCAGACTTCAGACAGTGGAAAGCAGCTGCCTCTGCAGAGGCAGGGTACCCTGATGAGGCAATATATCTCTATAATCTCAGCCATCCGGTCATGTCACCGGCAGGGTGCAATGTGACCTGCAGCAGTTGCAGGTGA
- a CDS encoding ATP-binding protein codes for MNQTNTTLKRRLSVLLFVLILISTASVGIGVGIYSYKQNLDLIDSIITSVQQETQDRTEAFFLILAGAEPSIDSEMSRGLPVISRDIGSLNKPVSSVTAEDLKPIADRNNVDGIYLINGAGVIFSTTYPEDQGFDLKSVGLESFLKNIMNSGNTSMDRAAVNALNGEVTKYAYYSQPGSDYIIETSVQLRKALVRTRSQNFTSFLMDDFLSRIQEENPFVLEVDLFSSNTLSQYSLIHEGRKMDPGIYSQVYDKGEVRILSGNNLTVYTHFRPKEKEADYTGNLTSMVVYDTSMPGRVLFETAWHTLAILFLVTIIAFLISGRLFDRLIVRRVQTIVNGLHRIGGGDYSVKIDDSGTDEFSLIADEINRMCELLLSREDELKRLTRDQEEIVRFRTAELRQVKDAFEQANLKLKMLTAITRDDIISQTTRLSGLLALDGDKAGPDTADLIRESRSVVDTIRSQIEFTRVYDEIGSRPPVWHPIRETVEQAIRDIPGTGLLFNLDLDDLLVLADPLLEKVFYTLIENTMRHGKGATSVRFSSEIVGNDLILVYEDDGVGIVDEKKSGIFIEGFEKNSGFGLFIAREILAVTHLAARETGVPGKGVRFEIRVKEGFWKRKNQ; via the coding sequence ATGAATCAGACCAATACAACTCTCAAACGAAGGCTATCGGTTCTTCTCTTCGTCTTAATACTCATCTCAACCGCTTCAGTAGGTATTGGCGTAGGTATCTACTCATATAAGCAGAATCTGGATCTGATTGACAGTATTATCACAAGTGTCCAGCAGGAGACCCAGGACAGGACTGAAGCGTTTTTCCTTATTCTTGCAGGAGCTGAACCTTCCATTGACTCTGAAATGAGCAGGGGATTGCCTGTTATCTCCAGGGATATTGGTTCACTCAACAAGCCGGTATCCTCTGTCACAGCCGAGGATCTGAAACCGATAGCAGACCGGAATAATGTGGATGGCATCTACCTGATCAACGGGGCAGGCGTGATCTTTTCCACAACGTATCCTGAGGATCAGGGGTTTGATCTGAAGTCAGTCGGGCTTGAATCATTCCTGAAAAATATCATGAACTCAGGGAACACCTCGATGGACAGGGCAGCGGTCAATGCACTGAACGGGGAAGTAACCAAGTATGCCTATTACAGCCAGCCGGGAAGCGACTACATCATTGAAACATCGGTCCAACTCAGAAAGGCACTTGTCAGAACCCGGTCGCAGAATTTTACCTCGTTCCTGATGGATGATTTTTTGTCCAGGATTCAGGAGGAGAATCCCTTTGTGCTTGAGGTTGATCTCTTCTCATCCAATACTCTGAGTCAGTACTCCCTGATTCATGAAGGCAGAAAGATGGACCCCGGGATCTATAGTCAGGTCTATGATAAAGGGGAGGTCAGGATTCTCTCCGGGAATAACCTAACCGTCTATACACATTTCAGACCTAAAGAGAAAGAAGCAGATTATACCGGAAATCTGACAAGCATGGTTGTCTATGACACAAGCATGCCGGGGAGGGTGTTGTTTGAAACAGCCTGGCACACGTTGGCGATTCTTTTTCTGGTGACGATCATTGCATTTCTCATATCAGGTCGGCTTTTTGATCGCCTGATCGTCCGTCGCGTTCAGACCATCGTCAATGGTCTGCACCGAATCGGCGGGGGGGACTACTCCGTGAAGATAGATGATTCAGGTACAGATGAGTTCTCCCTGATTGCCGATGAGATAAACCGGATGTGCGAACTGCTCCTTTCCCGCGAAGATGAACTCAAGAGACTGACCAGGGATCAGGAGGAGATTGTCAGGTTCAGAACCGCTGAACTCCGGCAGGTGAAGGATGCTTTTGAGCAGGCAAATCTCAAACTGAAGATGCTTACCGCAATCACCCGGGATGATATCATCAGCCAGACCACCCGGCTTTCAGGATTGCTCGCTCTTGACGGTGATAAAGCCGGTCCGGATACCGCAGATCTCATCAGGGAGTCACGATCGGTTGTTGATACTATTCGGAGCCAGATAGAGTTTACAAGGGTGTATGATGAGATAGGCTCCCGTCCTCCGGTCTGGCATCCTATCAGGGAGACAGTAGAACAGGCAATACGGGACATTCCCGGAACCGGTCTTTTGTTCAACCTTGACCTCGATGATCTCCTTGTTCTGGCAGATCCGCTTCTTGAAAAGGTGTTTTACACCTTAATTGAGAATACCATGCGTCATGGAAAGGGTGCAACATCTGTCAGATTCTCATCTGAAATCGTAGGCAATGATCTGATCCTTGTGTATGAGGATGACGGGGTCGGAATCGTCGATGAAAAGAAGTCAGGAATATTCATTGAAGGGTTTGAGAAAAACTCCGGGTTTGGCCTGTTTATTGCACGGGAGATCCTGGCTGTTACTCATCTTGCTGCGAGAGAGACTGGTGTTCCGGGGAAGGGGGTGCGGTTTGAGATCCGGGTGAAAGAAGGGTTCTGGAAACGCAAAAATCAATAG
- a CDS encoding HIT family protein — MSESCIFCTTGREEVVLENRLAYARYDKNPVSPGHLLIVPKRHFRSMFEATEPELSALWDLIRKARSYLDDEYTPDGYNIGINDGATAGQTIMHLHIHLIPRYAGDTNDPRGGVRGVIRGKQQY; from the coding sequence ATGTCTGAATCCTGTATATTCTGTACAACGGGCCGAGAAGAGGTAGTTCTGGAGAATCGGCTTGCTTATGCCAGGTATGACAAGAACCCGGTTTCACCGGGCCACCTTCTGATCGTTCCCAAGCGTCATTTCAGATCTATGTTCGAGGCAACCGAACCTGAACTTTCTGCACTCTGGGATCTGATCAGGAAAGCACGATCCTATCTTGATGATGAGTATACTCCTGATGGGTACAACATCGGGATCAATGACGGCGCTACTGCAGGCCAGACAATTATGCACCTACACATTCACCTGATTCCAAGATACGCAGGGGACACGAATGACCCCAGAGGCGGGGTGAGAGGGGTAATACGTGGTAAACAGCAGTACTGA
- a CDS encoding adenosylcobalamin-dependent ribonucleoside-diphosphate reductase, with translation MTSSPVVDNILSARYLRKGEQTFEDICHRVAYALADDKAEQDRFFEAMISLRFLPNSPTLMNAGTGLGQLSACFTLPVPDSIDGIFEAMKEGAIIHKTGGGTGYNFSHIRPEGSPVRSTDGVASGPVSFMRVFNAATDVIKQGGRRRGANMGILNVWHPDILDFITAKKEEGDIANFNISVMVNNQFMNLVEQKAFDSVWLTHPHSGKTITVGEIWNGIVDGIWKNGEPGILFYDEINQRNPTPHLGEIDTTNPCGEQPLLPFESCVLGSINLDACISGGILNESLLEETVRMAVRFLDTVIERNIYPIPQIAEATLKTRKIGLGVMGVHDALLRIGIAYDSTEGRDWCERIMETITRTAIDESRTLASKLGPFPAWEGSIWTEFPVRNAAMTTVAPTGTISLLAGCSSGIEPIFSFAYTRKNTVGKTFVIVNPVFKEALVQTLSQMNLAGNELNKRTDEVIDHVHKTGTIQDLSWLPEEFRVLYRTALDISWKDHILMQAAFQKYVHASISKTVNMPSSASRGDCEEALLMAWRLNLKGITIYRTGSRETVVLALSAETDKKETVPELRADDGRHLPEKIPSLNMTRPKELSGKTYICQSGCCRLYVTVNLLEGKPIEVFIRTVGIGGCDANSSALGRAISTGLQSGVPYQKFVRQFGKVNCVSAIKNPSSEGVSCADVVGRCIDLAAKNQSITTLEDWSITKTEEKRLCPECRQPLDFGEGCNQGICKHCGWSGCS, from the coding sequence GTGACTTCCTCCCCTGTTGTCGATAATATTCTTTCAGCACGATATCTCCGCAAAGGAGAGCAGACCTTTGAAGACATCTGCCATAGGGTGGCATATGCCCTTGCCGATGACAAGGCCGAGCAGGATCGTTTCTTTGAAGCGATGATCTCGCTCCGGTTTCTCCCGAATTCACCAACTCTCATGAACGCCGGCACCGGGCTCGGACAACTCTCAGCCTGCTTCACCCTACCGGTTCCTGACTCGATCGATGGCATCTTTGAAGCCATGAAAGAGGGGGCGATTATTCACAAGACCGGCGGGGGAACCGGGTATAACTTCTCGCATATACGGCCTGAGGGTTCTCCGGTGCGATCCACCGACGGTGTTGCATCAGGTCCGGTCTCATTCATGCGGGTCTTTAATGCAGCAACCGATGTGATCAAACAGGGAGGACGCCGCCGTGGTGCCAACATGGGAATCCTCAATGTATGGCACCCTGATATTCTTGATTTCATCACTGCCAAGAAAGAAGAGGGAGATATTGCCAACTTCAACATCTCGGTGATGGTCAACAACCAGTTCATGAACCTGGTTGAACAGAAAGCCTTCGATTCAGTCTGGCTCACCCATCCGCATTCAGGAAAAACCATTACAGTCGGGGAGATCTGGAACGGGATCGTGGACGGGATATGGAAGAACGGTGAGCCCGGAATTCTCTTCTATGACGAGATCAACCAACGGAATCCGACACCGCACCTAGGTGAAATTGACACAACCAACCCATGCGGAGAACAACCTCTTCTCCCATTCGAGAGTTGTGTGCTCGGGAGCATCAACCTTGATGCCTGTATCAGCGGTGGCATCCTGAATGAATCACTTCTGGAAGAGACGGTCAGGATGGCGGTGCGGTTCCTTGACACAGTCATCGAACGTAATATCTACCCAATCCCCCAGATTGCTGAAGCAACCCTGAAAACCAGAAAGATTGGCCTTGGTGTCATGGGTGTCCACGATGCCCTGCTCAGGATAGGCATCGCGTACGATTCAACAGAAGGAAGAGACTGGTGCGAACGGATAATGGAAACGATCACCAGGACCGCGATCGATGAATCACGGACACTTGCCTCAAAACTCGGACCATTCCCTGCATGGGAGGGGAGCATCTGGACAGAGTTTCCGGTCCGCAACGCTGCCATGACCACGGTCGCTCCTACCGGAACCATCTCTCTCCTTGCCGGGTGTTCGAGCGGAATCGAACCGATATTCTCATTTGCATACACCAGAAAGAACACAGTCGGCAAGACCTTTGTCATCGTGAACCCGGTCTTCAAAGAAGCCCTGGTGCAGACTCTTTCCCAGATGAACCTGGCGGGGAATGAACTGAACAAGCGGACTGACGAGGTTATTGATCATGTTCATAAGACCGGGACCATCCAGGATCTCTCCTGGCTTCCCGAAGAGTTCAGGGTACTCTACCGCACAGCCCTTGACATCTCATGGAAGGATCACATCCTGATGCAGGCTGCATTCCAGAAATATGTCCATGCTTCCATCAGCAAAACGGTGAACATGCCCTCCTCTGCTAGCCGTGGAGACTGCGAGGAGGCACTGTTGATGGCGTGGAGGCTGAACCTCAAAGGTATCACTATCTACCGTACCGGGAGCAGGGAGACGGTGGTACTTGCTTTGAGCGCGGAGACTGATAAAAAAGAAACGGTACCCGAACTCAGGGCTGATGACGGCCGCCACCTTCCGGAAAAGATCCCTTCTCTCAACATGACACGTCCAAAGGAACTCTCTGGCAAGACCTACATCTGCCAGTCCGGATGCTGTCGCCTCTATGTAACGGTAAACCTTCTTGAGGGAAAGCCAATTGAGGTATTTATCAGAACCGTCGGGATTGGTGGATGCGATGCAAACAGCAGTGCTCTCGGACGGGCTATCAGCACCGGTCTTCAGAGCGGTGTGCCTTACCAGAAGTTTGTGAGGCAGTTCGGCAAAGTGAACTGTGTCTCTGCTATCAAAAATCCGTCTTCAGAAGGGGTTTCATGTGCAGATGTGGTAGGAAGGTGCATCGATCTCGCTGCAAAAAACCAGAGCATCACTACACTCGAAGACTGGTCAATAACCAAAACAGAAGAGAAGCGTCTCTGTCCGGAATGCCGCCAGCCCCTTGACTTTGGGGAGGGATGCAACCAGGGAATCTGCAAACACTGTGGCTGGTCCGGGTGTAGTTAA